The following coding sequences are from one Mycobacterium bourgelatii window:
- a CDS encoding COX15/CtaA family protein — protein sequence MPYDRAMAVGRALMRVVDLLPDPSLRVQRLIGAAVILTQGGIAVTGAIVRVTASGLGCPTWPQCFPGSFTPVAVAEVPRIHQAVEFGNRMITFAVVLTAALAVLAVTRARRRTEVLVYAWLMPASTVVQAVIGGITVRTGLLWWTVAIHLLASMTMVWLSVLLFVKIGEPDDGVVRQRVARPLRILTALSAVNLALVLVTGTLVTAAGPHAGDKSPSRTVPRLKIEITTLVHAHSSLLVSYVALVVGLGFGLLAVSATRAIMLRLGVLLALIVAQAAVGTAQFYTGVPAVLVAIHVAGAAACTAATAALWASMRERAEPEALQR from the coding sequence TTGCCTTACGATCGGGCAATGGCCGTGGGACGAGCGCTGATGCGGGTGGTGGATCTGCTGCCCGACCCCAGCCTGCGTGTGCAACGGCTGATCGGCGCCGCCGTCATCCTGACTCAGGGCGGTATCGCGGTCACCGGAGCGATCGTCCGGGTCACCGCGTCCGGGCTGGGTTGCCCGACGTGGCCGCAGTGTTTTCCGGGCAGTTTCACGCCGGTCGCGGTCGCCGAGGTGCCGCGGATTCACCAGGCGGTCGAATTCGGCAACCGGATGATCACCTTCGCCGTGGTGCTCACCGCGGCGCTGGCAGTGCTGGCGGTCACCCGCGCGCGCCGACGCACCGAGGTGCTGGTCTACGCGTGGTTGATGCCGGCCTCGACGGTCGTGCAGGCGGTGATCGGTGGCATCACGGTGCGCACCGGGCTGCTGTGGTGGACGGTGGCGATCCATCTGCTTGCGTCGATGACGATGGTGTGGCTGTCGGTGTTGCTGTTCGTCAAGATCGGCGAGCCCGACGATGGTGTGGTCCGGCAGCGCGTGGCCAGGCCGCTGCGCATCCTGACGGCGCTCAGTGCGGTCAACCTCGCCTTGGTGCTGGTGACGGGCACCTTGGTGACGGCGGCGGGCCCGCATGCCGGCGACAAGAGCCCCAGCCGGACCGTGCCGCGGCTGAAGATCGAGATCACCACCCTGGTGCACGCGCACTCGTCGCTGCTGGTGTCCTATGTCGCACTAGTGGTCGGCCTGGGCTTCGGGCTGCTTGCGGTCAGCGCTACGCGCGCAATCATGTTGCGGCTGGGCGTCTTGCTGGCCTTGATCGTCGCGCAGGCGGCCGTCGGCACCGCGCAGTTCTACACGGGCGTGCCCGCCGTCCTGGTCGCCATCCACGTGGCCG